AGTGAAATACGGTTGCGAACCTATCTGGAAAACGATCGCGTCCCTTTGAATCAGGAAGTGGTTTTTAACATTGAGCTTTCATGGATTGGCGAGGTTAGCCGCTACCGCATTCTGGAATTGAGCGAGCCGGCCCTGACCAACCTGAAACTGAGGGGCAGCGGTTCAGCCAATCGCTTTTATCAGGATAAAGACAAACGGCCACACGCCGTTAAAACCATTACCTTTTATTTTACGCCGCTGGAAATGGGCATGGCCTACATCGACGGCATAACCATAAAATATCTGGATCTGCAAACAGGCCAATCAGGTCGTTTAATTTCACAGCGGATCGGTCTGGAAATAACCGAACCCGTAGCCAGACCGGGCGACAAAATGAATGCGGTTAAGTTAATGGTATTTGCTTTAATCGCTGCCTTTATTGCTTTTGCGCTCTTTTCATTAAAGAGATATTTTGATCAGAAAAAGCAACAGGAATTGCTGACGGAGCCGCAAAAAACCATTGAAGAAGAATTCCTGGAGAGATTAAAAAACAATGTGACGCTTTCCAGAAATCTTCCTGAAAAAAGGTTTAATGATCTGGTGGAGCTTTTAACCCAGTACTTCAGAAAACGTTTTGAATTGCCGCCAGGTAGCGAATTCTTTGAGGTTCGGCTTTTACTGGAAAAGACCAACGTTAAGCAGGAAATTTTGTCCAGACTGGAACAGTTATTTGAACGTGCCGAGTTGATAAAATTTGCCGGTGAGCCGGTGAGCGAAAGCGAGTTGCATTTTTTTATCGACACCACGGAACTTCTTTTTACGGAAATGAATAAAAGAGAGTAATTTCATTTTTCTCCGGCAGAACCGGGATTTAATTATTCGATGGCGCGGACAGACTGCAAGCAGTTTGCAAGCAAGCCATTCTGCGCATAAAAAGAGCAAATTTATATAGTATTTTCGGTTGATCCTGTCAACTGGTCTTTGAACATAGCGTTTTGGGGTTCATTCGCGCGCAGCATTAACGAAAAAGGAGGTATAATGCATCCTGACATTAAAGCGATCAATGAAAAGATAGCGCAAGAAAGCGCCTTTGTCGAAAAGATTATGGCGGAAGTGAGCAAGGTGATTGTCGGGCAAACCTACATGATTGAACGCCTGTTGATCGGCTTGCTTTCCAACGGACACATTTTGTTAGAGGGCGTGCCCGGCCTGGCTAAAACCTTAACGGTCAAAACGCTTTCACAAACCATACAAACCAAATTTCAACGCATTCAGTTTACCCCCGATCTTTTACCCGCCGACCTGATCGGTACCTTAATTTACAATCAAAAAGACGGTCAGTTTACCACTAAAAAAGGCCCGATTTTCAGTAACCTGATTTTAGCCGACGAAATTAACCGTTCGCCGGCCAAGGTGCAGAGCGCTCTTTTAGAAGCCATGCAGGAGCGGCAGGTAACCATTGGCGAAAATACCTTTCCCCTGGAAGAACCATTTCTGGTTCTGGCCACACAAAACCCCATTGAGCAGGAAGGCACCTATCCTCTGCCCGAAGCGCAGGTAGATCGCTTTATGCTGAAATTAAGCGTAGGCTACCCGAGCAAGGAAGAAGAACTGGAAATTATCCGCAGGCAGACCAGAAAAGAAACGGTTGAGCCACAGGCGGTCATCAGCCCACGGGAATTGATTAAAGCGCGCGATGTGGTCAAAGAAGTTTACGTGGATGAGAAAATAGAGAAATATGTGGTAGATGTTGTGTTTGCCACGCGCTATCCGGAGGAATTCGGTCTGGATGAACTTAAAGGCCTGATCACTTATGGCGCCAGTCCGCGCGCTTCTATTTTCCTCACTCAGGCTGCCAAAGCGCACGCTTTTTTACGCGGAAGAGGCTACGTAACGCCCGAAGATGTGCGAGCCATCAGTATGGATGTTATGCGTCATCGCATCATTCTTTCGTACGAGGCCGAGGCCGAAGAATTGAGCACGGAAGACGTCATCCGCAAGGTGTTAAATCGCGTTGAAGTTCCATGATTTTAAGATGTAAGCGAGGCAGAAAAGGTAAGATTGATCGATGAATGCATGGGCTTTAATATTTACGGGGCTGGGGATTTTAATATTAAGCGGGGCCATTTTCTGGTATTGGCGCCGTTTGCGTCAGTTAGAAAAGAGCGCACAACAAATGGTGCAAAACGGTGAAAGCCAGGCCATTCCGCGCGAATTACTTAAAAAAGTCAAACAGATTGAAATCTCCACACGCAATATTGTGAACGAAGTTTTTTCCGGAGAATACCATTCCGTTTTCAAAGGCCGCGGAATGGAATTTGCCGAAGTGCGTGAATACCAGCCCGGCGACGACATCCGCCTGATCGACTGGAACGTTACGGCGCGCATGGGGCATCCATTTATCAAGCTGTTTCAGGAAGAGCGGGAATTGACCGTCATGTTGCTGGTGGATGTCAGTTCCAGCGGTTCGTTCGGCACAGAGAAACAACTCAAACGCGAAGTGGCCGCCGAGCTTTCCGCAGTGCTGGCCTTTTCTGCCATTAAAAATAATGATAAGGTGGGGCTGATTATTTTTTCCGACCGCATTGAAAAATTTATTCCGCCGCGTAAGGGCAAAACACATGTTTTGCGCGTGATTCGCGAGATTCTCTTTTACAAACCGCGTGATGCCGCCACCAACATCAATGAAGCGCTTGAGTTTTTAAGTCGCGTAATCAAACGAAAGAGCACGGTCTTCTTAATTTCCGATTTTCTGGCCGAGGATTTTAAAAAGTCGTTGCAAATTGCCAATAAAAAACACGACATCATTGCCGTTAGTATTGTGGACCCGCGCGAGGTCGCTTTGCCCAATGCGGGAATGATCGAACTGGAAGACGCCGAAACCGGCGAAACCATTGTGATCGACACCACCAGCGGCCAGTTGCGCGATGAATTTCATATAAACGCCATGAAGCAGCGAGAGGAATTGAAATCGCTCTTCCAGTCCATTGGCGTGGATCACATTAATATTTTTACCGATCAATCGTATGTTCAGCCCATCAATAAATTTTTTAGGATGCGGGCAAAGCGTATGGGTGCGTAAAATAGAGCGAGGTTTGGGGATGGTGCGAAAAGCTCTGGTTGTGATGATTGCCGGAATGATTGTTTTTAGCGCGTGTCAAAAAGAAGAAAAAACGCGCATTGCCGAAAACGATGTTTTGCAACTGGCGAACGCTTATTACACCAACGGTCTTTACGAAGCGGCGGTGCGTCAATATTTGCAGTATTTAAAGGACTATCCTTTGCCGACGGGAAGGGTGGCCAACACCTATTACACCATTGGCGATATCTATTTTGAGCGCATCAAAGATTACGAAAAGGCGCTGGAATATTATCTTAAAGTTAAATATCTCTTTCCGGAAAGTCCGCTGCAAAAAGAAGTGGGCAAAAAAATCGTGGCCTGCCTGGAACGGCTGGAACGGTCGCAGGACGCCATGCGCATGATGCAAAGCGAAGCGGCGCTGGACACCTCCGGTTTGTCCCGGAACCGGCCGGGACAGGTGCTGGCTGAAATCGGTGAACGAAAAATCACGCAGGGCGATCTGGACTTTGAGATCAGCAAGCTGCCCCCCGCCGTTCAGGAGCAGTTTAACGATCCGCAAAAAAAGAGGGAACTTTTACAGCAATTGATTTTACAAGATTTGTTGTACGAATCGGCCAGACGGCAGGGATTGGATAAAAACAAAGAAGTGATTGAAGGCGTTTTTCAGGCCAAAAAGGCGTTGATGGCCAACAAACTGTTGCAAAAGGAATTGGCCGACAAAGTTAAGCTGGAAGAGGAAGAGCTGGAGCTGTACTACAAAGCCAATAAAGAACGCTACGCGGAAAGAGACGACAAGGGCAGGGTGATCCGTCAAAAATCGTTTGATGAAGTGCGGCAGCAGGTGGCGCAGGATCTATTGATGGAAAAACAGCAAAAAGCCTATCAGGAGCTGGCGGAACGAT
This sequence is a window from Caldithrix abyssi DSM 13497. Protein-coding genes within it:
- a CDS encoding AAA family ATPase, coding for MHPDIKAINEKIAQESAFVEKIMAEVSKVIVGQTYMIERLLIGLLSNGHILLEGVPGLAKTLTVKTLSQTIQTKFQRIQFTPDLLPADLIGTLIYNQKDGQFTTKKGPIFSNLILADEINRSPAKVQSALLEAMQERQVTIGENTFPLEEPFLVLATQNPIEQEGTYPLPEAQVDRFMLKLSVGYPSKEEELEIIRRQTRKETVEPQAVISPRELIKARDVVKEVYVDEKIEKYVVDVVFATRYPEEFGLDELKGLITYGASPRASIFLTQAAKAHAFLRGRGYVTPEDVRAISMDVMRHRIILSYEAEAEELSTEDVIRKVLNRVEVP
- a CDS encoding DUF58 domain-containing protein gives rise to the protein MNAWALIFTGLGILILSGAIFWYWRRLRQLEKSAQQMVQNGESQAIPRELLKKVKQIEISTRNIVNEVFSGEYHSVFKGRGMEFAEVREYQPGDDIRLIDWNVTARMGHPFIKLFQEERELTVMLLVDVSSSGSFGTEKQLKREVAAELSAVLAFSAIKNNDKVGLIIFSDRIEKFIPPRKGKTHVLRVIREILFYKPRDAATNINEALEFLSRVIKRKSTVFLISDFLAEDFKKSLQIANKKHDIIAVSIVDPREVALPNAGMIELEDAETGETIVIDTTSGQLRDEFHINAMKQREELKSLFQSIGVDHINIFTDQSYVQPINKFFRMRAKRMGA
- a CDS encoding tetratricopeptide repeat protein — protein: MVRKALVVMIAGMIVFSACQKEEKTRIAENDVLQLANAYYTNGLYEAAVRQYLQYLKDYPLPTGRVANTYYTIGDIYFERIKDYEKALEYYLKVKYLFPESPLQKEVGKKIVACLERLERSQDAMRMMQSEAALDTSGLSRNRPGQVLAEIGERKITQGDLDFEISKLPPAVQEQFNDPQKKRELLQQLILQDLLYESARRQGLDKNKEVIEGVFQAKKALMANKLLQKELADKVKLEEEELELYYKANKERYAERDDKGRVIRQKSFDEVRQQVAQDLLMEKQQKAYQELAERLMKAEGVKIYERRIR